A window from Citrobacter amalonaticus encodes these proteins:
- a CDS encoding amidohydrolase — MPGLKITLLQQPLVWMDGPANLRHFDLLLEPVMGRDLIVLPEMFTTGFAMEAAREAPTQEEVISWMQKQAQRTNALIAGSAALQTERGAVNRFLLVEPEGNVHFYDKRHLFRMADEHHHYQPGNRRVIVEWRGWRILPQVCYDLRFPVWSRNLNDYDLALYVANWPAPRSQHWQTLLAARAIENQVWVAGCNRVGTDGNGHHYRGDSRVISPQGEIIATAEAHQATRIDAELSLSALKAYRETFPAWQDADPFILR, encoded by the coding sequence GTGCCTGGTTTGAAAATTACGCTGCTGCAACAACCGCTGGTCTGGATGGATGGACCCGCCAATTTGCGTCACTTTGACCTTTTACTGGAACCGGTAATGGGGCGCGATCTCATCGTCTTACCCGAAATGTTCACCACGGGGTTTGCGATGGAGGCTGCCAGAGAAGCGCCCACTCAGGAGGAGGTGATTTCATGGATGCAAAAACAGGCGCAGCGAACAAACGCTCTGATTGCCGGTAGCGCCGCGCTTCAGACAGAACGTGGCGCGGTGAACCGTTTTTTACTGGTCGAGCCAGAAGGTAACGTGCACTTTTATGATAAACGCCACCTGTTTCGAATGGCTGACGAACATCATCATTACCAGCCAGGCAACCGCCGCGTGATCGTGGAATGGCGCGGGTGGCGCATTCTCCCGCAGGTCTGTTATGACCTGCGGTTTCCGGTATGGTCACGCAATTTGAATGATTATGATCTGGCGCTGTATGTCGCCAACTGGCCGGCGCCTCGTTCTCAGCACTGGCAGACGTTGCTGGCGGCTCGCGCGATTGAAAATCAGGTCTGGGTGGCTGGATGTAACCGCGTCGGCACCGACGGCAACGGGCATCACTATCGTGGCGACAGTCGGGTTATCAGTCCACAGGGCGAAATCATTGCGACAGCGGAAGCCCATCAGGCTACTCGCATTGACGCGGAACTTTCTTTGAGTGCGCTGAAAGCGTATCGGGAGACGTTTCCGGCCTGGCAGGATGCCGACCCGTTTATTCTGCGCTGA
- the fadE gene encoding acyl-CoA dehydrogenase FadE has protein sequence MMILSILATIVLLGALFYHRVSLFLSSLILLAWTAALGVAGLWNIWLLVPLAILLVPFNVTPMRKSMISAPVFRGFRKVMPPMSRTEKEAIDAGTTWWEGDLFQGNPDWKKLHNYPQPRLTAEEQAFIDGPVEEACRMANDFQITHELADLPPELWAFLKEHRFFAMIIKKEYGGLEFSAYAQSRVLQKLSGVSGILAITVGVPNSLGPGELLQHYGTQEQKDHYLPRLARGQEIPCFALTSPEAGSDAGAIPDTGIVCMGEWQGQQVLGMRLTWNKRYITLAPIATVLGLAFKLSDPDKLLGGEEELGITCALIPTSTPGVEIGRRHFPLNVPFQNGPTRGNDVFVPIDYIIGGPKMAGQGWRMLVECLSVGRGITLPSNSTGGVKSVAMATGAYAHIRRQFKISIGKMEGIEEPLARIAGNAYVMDAAASLITYGIMLGEKPAVLSAIVKYHCTHRGQQSIIDAMDITGGKGIMLGEGNFLARAYQGAPIAITVEGANILTRSMMIFGQGAIRCHPYVLEEMAAAQNNDVNAFDKLLFKHIGHVGSNKVRSFWLGLTRGLTSQTPTRDATKRYYQHLNRLSANLALLSDVSMAVLGGSLKRRERISARLGDVLSQLYLASAVLKRYDDEGRHEADLPLVHWGVQDALYKAEQAIDDLLQNFPNRLVAGLLNVVIFPTGRHYLAPSDKLDHKVAKILQVPSATRDRIGRGQYLTPSEHNPVGLLEEALLDVMAADPIHQRICKEIGKNLPFTRLDELAQNALAKGLIDKDEAAILVKAEESRLRSINVDDFEPEELATKPVKLPEKVRKVEAA, from the coding sequence ATGATGATTTTGAGTATTCTCGCTACGATTGTTCTGCTCGGCGCGCTGTTTTATCACCGCGTGAGCCTGTTCCTCAGCAGCCTGATTCTGCTCGCATGGACGGCCGCGCTTGGCGTGGCCGGACTGTGGAATATCTGGCTGCTGGTTCCGCTGGCCATTCTCCTCGTCCCGTTCAATGTGACGCCGATGCGTAAATCGATGATCTCCGCGCCGGTGTTCCGTGGCTTCCGTAAGGTGATGCCGCCGATGTCACGTACGGAGAAAGAAGCGATTGATGCCGGTACCACCTGGTGGGAAGGCGATCTGTTTCAGGGCAATCCGGACTGGAAAAAACTGCACAACTATCCGCAGCCGCGTCTGACCGCCGAAGAGCAGGCGTTCATCGACGGCCCGGTGGAAGAAGCGTGCCGCATGGCGAACGACTTCCAGATCACCCACGAGCTGGCCGATCTCCCGCCGGAACTGTGGGCGTTTTTGAAAGAACATCGCTTCTTCGCGATGATCATTAAGAAAGAGTACGGCGGGCTGGAATTCTCCGCTTACGCCCAGTCTCGCGTGCTGCAAAAACTTTCTGGCGTCTCCGGGATCCTGGCGATTACCGTGGGCGTGCCGAACTCCTTAGGCCCAGGCGAGCTGCTGCAACATTACGGTACACAAGAGCAGAAAGACCATTACCTGCCTCGTCTGGCGCGTGGTCAGGAGATCCCTTGCTTTGCGCTGACCAGCCCGGAAGCGGGTTCTGATGCGGGCGCCATTCCGGATACCGGTATTGTTTGTATGGGCGAATGGCAAGGCCAGCAGGTGCTGGGGATGCGTTTGACCTGGAACAAGCGTTATATCACCCTCGCGCCTATCGCCACCGTCCTGGGACTGGCATTTAAACTTTCTGACCCGGATAAGCTGCTGGGCGGCGAAGAAGAACTGGGGATCACCTGCGCGTTAATCCCAACCTCGACGCCGGGCGTGGAAATTGGTCGTCGTCACTTCCCGCTGAACGTCCCGTTCCAGAACGGTCCGACTCGCGGTAACGATGTATTTGTTCCGATCGATTACATCATCGGCGGCCCGAAAATGGCCGGTCAGGGCTGGCGTATGCTGGTGGAATGTCTGTCGGTGGGCCGCGGGATTACCCTGCCGTCTAACTCGACCGGCGGCGTAAAATCCGTTGCGATGGCTACCGGTGCTTATGCCCACATTCGTCGTCAGTTCAAAATCTCTATCGGTAAAATGGAAGGGATTGAAGAACCGCTGGCACGCATTGCCGGTAACGCCTACGTAATGGATGCCGCTGCGTCCCTCATCACCTACGGCATTATGCTCGGTGAGAAACCGGCAGTGCTGTCGGCAATCGTCAAGTATCACTGTACTCATCGTGGTCAGCAGTCAATTATTGACGCGATGGATATCACCGGTGGCAAGGGCATTATGCTGGGCGAAGGTAATTTCCTGGCGCGGGCCTATCAGGGCGCGCCGATCGCCATCACCGTGGAAGGCGCGAACATTCTGACCCGTAGCATGATGATCTTCGGTCAGGGGGCAATTCGCTGCCATCCGTATGTCCTCGAAGAGATGGCGGCCGCACAGAATAACGATGTGAATGCGTTCGACAAACTCCTGTTTAAACATATCGGCCACGTCGGCAGCAACAAAGTGCGCAGCTTCTGGTTGGGTCTGACGCGTGGTTTAACCAGCCAAACGCCCACCCGCGATGCGACGAAGCGTTATTATCAGCATCTTAACCGCCTGAGCGCGAACCTGGCGCTACTCTCTGACGTGTCGATGGCTGTGCTGGGCGGAAGTCTCAAACGCCGCGAGCGCATATCTGCTCGTCTGGGTGATGTGTTGAGCCAGCTGTATCTGGCCTCTGCGGTTCTGAAACGTTACGACGACGAAGGCCGTCATGAAGCGGACCTGCCGCTGGTTCACTGGGGTGTGCAGGATGCACTGTATAAAGCGGAACAGGCAATCGACGATCTGCTGCAGAACTTCCCGAACCGCCTGGTGGCTGGCCTGCTGAACGTGGTGATCTTCCCGACCGGTCGTCACTACCTGGCCCCTTCCGATAAGCTGGATCATAAAGTCGCGAAGATATTGCAGGTACCGAGCGCCACCCGTGACCGTATCGGCCGTGGACAGTATCTGACGCCGAGCGAGCATAACCCGGTGGGATTACTGGAAGAAGCGCTGCTGGATGTGATGGCCGCCGACCCTATTCATCAGCGTATTTGCAAAGAGATTGGCAAAAACCTGCCGTTCACCCGTCTGGATGAACTGGCGCAAAATGCGCTGGCCAAAGGGCTCATTGATAAAGACGAAGCGGCGATTCTGGTCAAAGCGGAAGAAAGCCGACTGCGCAGCATCAATGTGGACGATTTTGAACCCGAGGAGCTGGCGACAAAGCCGGTAAAGCTGCCAGAGAAAGTGCGTAAAGTCGAAGCCGCGTAA
- the lpcA gene encoding D-sedoheptulose 7-phosphate isomerase — protein MYQDLIRNELNEAAETLANFLKDDANIHAIQRAAVLLADSFKAGGKVLSCGNGGSHCDAMHFAEELTGRYRENRPGYPAIAISDVSHISCVSNDFGYDYVFSRYVEAVGREGDVLLGISTSGNSGNVIKAIAAAREKGMKVITLTGKDGGKMAGTADIEIRVPHFGYADRIQEIHIKVIHILIQLIEKEMVK, from the coding sequence ATGTACCAGGATCTTATTCGTAACGAACTGAACGAAGCGGCGGAAACGCTGGCGAATTTTTTAAAAGATGATGCCAATATTCACGCCATTCAGCGCGCGGCGGTCCTGCTGGCAGACAGTTTTAAAGCAGGAGGTAAGGTACTGTCCTGCGGTAACGGCGGCTCTCATTGTGACGCCATGCACTTTGCCGAAGAACTGACCGGGCGTTATCGCGAAAACCGTCCGGGCTATCCGGCCATTGCGATTTCCGACGTTAGCCACATCTCCTGCGTCAGCAATGATTTCGGTTACGACTACGTCTTTTCCCGTTATGTGGAAGCGGTAGGGCGCGAAGGCGATGTGCTGTTAGGCATCTCAACCTCCGGCAATTCGGGTAACGTGATCAAAGCCATCGCCGCGGCACGCGAGAAGGGAATGAAGGTCATCACCCTGACCGGTAAAGACGGCGGCAAAATGGCCGGTACTGCCGATATCGAAATCCGCGTTCCGCATTTCGGCTATGCTGACCGTATTCAGGAAATTCATATTAAAGTGATTCATATCCTGATTCAGTTGATCGAAAAAGAGATGGTTAAGTAA
- a CDS encoding class II glutamine amidotransferase — protein MCELLGMSANVPTDICFSFTGLVQRGGGTGPHKDGWGITFYEGKGCRTFKDPQPSFNSPIARLVQDYPIKSCSVIAHIRQANRGEVALENTHPFTRELWGRHWTYAHNGQLSGYKTLETGNFRPVGETDSEKAFCWLLHKLTQRYPRTPGNMTAVFRYIATLAGVLREKGVFNMLLSDGRYVMAFCSTNLFWITRRAPFGVATLLDQDVEIDFQKETTPNDVVTVIATQPLTGNETWQKIMPGEWALFCLGERVV, from the coding sequence ATGTGCGAACTGCTCGGGATGAGCGCCAATGTGCCTACCGATATCTGCTTTAGTTTTACCGGGCTGGTTCAGCGTGGAGGGGGAACCGGACCGCACAAAGACGGCTGGGGCATCACCTTCTATGAAGGCAAAGGCTGCCGGACGTTCAAAGATCCGCAACCCAGCTTTAACTCCCCCATCGCCAGACTGGTACAGGACTACCCGATCAAATCCTGTTCCGTGATTGCCCATATTCGCCAGGCGAATCGGGGCGAAGTGGCGCTGGAGAATACCCATCCCTTCACGCGTGAACTGTGGGGCCGCCACTGGACCTACGCGCACAATGGTCAGCTTTCGGGCTATAAAACGCTGGAAACCGGCAATTTTCGCCCGGTGGGTGAAACCGACAGCGAAAAGGCATTCTGCTGGTTGCTGCACAAACTCACTCAGCGCTATCCGCGCACGCCTGGCAACATGACGGCAGTGTTCAGGTATATCGCAACGCTGGCGGGCGTACTGCGTGAGAAAGGGGTCTTTAACATGCTGTTGTCTGACGGGCGCTATGTGATGGCATTCTGCTCGACGAATCTGTTCTGGATCACGCGCCGTGCACCGTTTGGCGTCGCCACGTTGCTCGATCAGGATGTGGAGATAGATTTTCAGAAAGAGACCACACCGAACGATGTGGTCACCGTCATTGCCACGCAACCACTGACAGGCAACGAAACCTGGCAAAAGATTATGCCAGGCGAGTGGGCGTTATTTTGTCTCGGGGAGCGTGTAGTTTGA
- the dpaA gene encoding peptidoglycan meso-diaminopimelic acid protein amidase, with amino-acid sequence MRKIALFIAMLLIPCVSFAGLLSSNSSTTPISKEYKQQLMGSPVYIQIFKEERTLDLYVKMGEQYQLLDSYKICNYSGGLGPKQRQGDFKSPEGFYNVQRSQLKPDSRFYKAINIGFPNAYDRAHGYEGKYLMIHGACVSVGCYAMTDSGIDEIFQFVTGALVFGQSSVQVSIYPFRMTDANMQRHKYSYYKEFWSQLKPGYDYFEQTRKPPTVSVVDGRYVVSKPLSHEVVQPQLASNYTLPETK; translated from the coding sequence ATGCGTAAAATCGCATTATTTATTGCGATGCTTTTGATCCCGTGCGTGTCATTCGCCGGCTTGCTGAGTAGCAATAGCTCCACAACCCCCATCAGCAAAGAGTATAAGCAGCAATTGATGGGATCGCCGGTCTATATTCAGATCTTCAAGGAAGAGCGCACGCTCGATCTCTACGTCAAGATGGGCGAACAGTATCAACTTCTCGACAGCTACAAAATTTGTAATTACTCCGGCGGATTAGGTCCAAAACAACGCCAGGGCGATTTTAAAAGTCCTGAAGGTTTTTATAACGTCCAGCGTAGCCAGCTCAAACCTGACAGCCGCTTTTATAAAGCCATTAATATAGGCTTCCCCAATGCCTATGACCGTGCTCATGGTTATGAAGGCAAATATCTGATGATTCACGGTGCCTGCGTCTCGGTTGGCTGTTACGCCATGACCGACAGCGGCATTGATGAGATTTTCCAGTTTGTCACCGGTGCGTTGGTCTTTGGTCAGTCGAGTGTGCAGGTCAGTATTTATCCCTTCCGCATGACCGATGCCAATATGCAGCGTCACAAGTATTCGTATTACAAAGAGTTCTGGTCGCAGTTAAAACCGGGATACGATTATTTCGAGCAGACCCGCAAGCCACCGACCGTGTCGGTTGTCGATGGCCGCTATGTCGTCAGCAAACCGTTGAGTCATGAAGTGGTTCAGCCGCAGCTGGCGTCAAACTACACGCTCCCCGAGACAAAATAA
- a CDS encoding C40 family peptidase — protein MFLSGAPRAILPGLLSLCLLYSPLSAAVSSHQTFSYAATLRMHNRERLLSKYQAKRRRQAHYIVSGTPQSKRALRQHNRELLEQHPEWFPGPLRADNHRWQELAENKAFLTSDHLQNITEVAIHRLEAQLGKPYVWGGVNPDRGFDCSGLVFYAYNKILAAKLPRTANEMYHYRRATIVANRDLRRGDLLFFHIHSQDIADHMGVYLGDGQFIQSPRTGETIRVSQLTDPFWQDHFLGARRILKENTII, from the coding sequence ATGTTTTTATCCGGTGCTCCGCGCGCCATTCTGCCGGGGCTACTCTCGTTATGTCTCCTTTATTCACCGTTATCTGCAGCCGTCTCTTCACATCAGACGTTTAGCTATGCCGCGACGTTGCGGATGCATAACCGTGAACGTCTGCTCAGTAAATATCAGGCGAAGCGCAGAAGGCAGGCGCATTACATTGTTTCCGGAACCCCGCAGAGCAAGAGAGCGTTGCGCCAGCACAACCGTGAGTTGCTTGAACAGCATCCAGAATGGTTCCCGGGGCCGCTGCGCGCGGACAACCATCGCTGGCAGGAACTGGCAGAAAATAAGGCGTTCCTCACTAGCGACCATTTGCAGAACATCACGGAAGTGGCGATTCATCGCCTTGAGGCGCAACTGGGGAAACCGTACGTATGGGGAGGCGTCAATCCGGATCGCGGATTCGACTGTAGTGGGCTGGTTTTCTACGCCTACAATAAAATCCTGGCGGCCAAATTACCGCGCACGGCAAATGAAATGTATCATTACCGTCGGGCAACCATTGTCGCTAACCGTGACCTGCGCCGTGGCGATCTGCTGTTCTTCCATATACACAGTCAGGATATCGCCGACCATATGGGTGTTTATCTGGGGGATGGACAGTTTATCCAGTCCCCGCGTACGGGCGAAACCATCCGGGTGAGCCAATTGACCGATCCGTTCTGGCAGGATCACTTCCTCGGCGCACGCCGGATCCTCAAGGAAAATACCATCATCTAA
- the lafU gene encoding putative lateral flagellar export/assembly protein LafU gives MTTMKLIVNSVSKSDRENIVAALHGQSIFNGGGLTALNKIGQKPITAMASRSSTPRNKSTTEETNSAKERIKVSEATERKARDVNEKTALLKRKSASELGELATSINTVARNAHMETNLEMEIVPQGLRVLIKDDQNRSMFERGSARIMPFFKSLLVELAPVFDSLDNKIIITGHTDAMGYKNNIYNNWNLSGDRALSARRVLEEAGMPEDKVMQVSAMADQMLLDTNNPESAGNRRIEIMILTQSAADTLYQYFGQHGEKVVQPLVEKLDKKQHLAALHRNPIPQ, from the coding sequence GTGACGACGATGAAGTTGATTGTGAACAGCGTCAGTAAATCCGATCGAGAAAACATTGTGGCGGCGTTGCATGGCCAGTCGATCTTTAATGGCGGGGGCTTAACGGCGCTGAATAAAATTGGTCAAAAGCCGATTACCGCGATGGCAAGCAGGAGTAGCACCCCGCGTAATAAGTCCACCACCGAGGAAACGAACTCAGCAAAAGAACGGATAAAAGTGAGTGAGGCAACCGAAAGAAAAGCGCGTGATGTGAATGAGAAAACGGCGCTGCTGAAAAGAAAATCCGCCTCAGAATTAGGTGAATTGGCCACCAGTATTAATACTGTTGCGCGAAATGCGCACATGGAAACTAACCTGGAAATGGAGATAGTGCCCCAGGGGTTACGTGTGCTGATTAAAGACGACCAAAACCGCAGTATGTTTGAGCGTGGCAGTGCACGGATCATGCCGTTCTTTAAATCGCTTCTGGTTGAGCTGGCGCCGGTTTTTGACTCGCTGGACAATAAGATCATTATTACCGGGCATACGGATGCCATGGGTTATAAAAATAATATTTATAACAACTGGAACCTGTCAGGGGACAGAGCGTTATCCGCACGTCGCGTACTGGAAGAAGCGGGGATGCCGGAGGATAAAGTGATGCAGGTTAGTGCGATGGCTGACCAGATGCTGCTGGATACCAATAATCCGGAAAGCGCAGGAAACCGACGCATCGAAATAATGATTCTGACCCAGAGCGCAGCCGATACTTTGTATCAATATTTTGGTCAGCATGGTGAAAAAGTGGTTCAACCGTTGGTGGAGAAACTGGATAAAAAACAGCACCTCGCTGCATTACATCGCAACCCGATACCACAGTAG
- the dinB gene encoding DNA polymerase IV — protein sequence MRKIIHVDMDCFFAAVEMRDNPALRDIPIAIGGSRERRGVISTANYPARKFGVRSAMPTGMALKLCPHLTLLPGRYEAYKEASRQIQSIFARYTSLIEPLSLDEAYLDVTDSTHCHGSATLIAQEIRQTIFNELQLTASAGVAPVKFLAKIASDLNKPNGQYVITPDDVPAFLSTLPLGKIPGVGKVSAAKLESMGLRTCGDVQQCDLATLLKRFGKFGRVLWERSQGIDERDVNNERLRKSVGVERTMAEDIHQWSDCEAIIEQLYPELERRLAKVKPDLCIARQGVKLKFNDFQQTTQEHVWPKLNKEDLISTAHKTWDERRAGRGVRLVGLHVTLLDPQLERQLLLGL from the coding sequence ATGCGTAAAATCATACATGTTGATATGGACTGTTTTTTCGCCGCGGTTGAGATGCGGGACAACCCGGCGTTGCGCGACATCCCTATTGCCATTGGCGGCAGCCGTGAGCGCAGAGGCGTTATCAGCACCGCCAACTATCCCGCCCGTAAATTTGGCGTGCGCAGCGCGATGCCGACCGGTATGGCGCTGAAACTGTGTCCGCACCTCACGTTATTACCGGGCCGTTATGAGGCCTACAAAGAAGCCTCCCGCCAAATCCAGTCCATTTTCGCCCGCTATACCTCATTAATTGAGCCGCTGTCACTGGACGAGGCGTATCTGGACGTCACGGACAGTACACACTGTCATGGGTCAGCCACGCTTATCGCTCAGGAAATACGCCAGACGATTTTCAACGAGCTGCAACTTACCGCCTCGGCGGGCGTGGCGCCGGTGAAGTTTCTGGCCAAAATTGCCTCCGATCTGAATAAACCCAACGGACAGTATGTCATTACGCCGGATGATGTGCCGGCGTTCCTCAGTACGTTGCCGCTGGGGAAAATTCCCGGCGTCGGTAAAGTGTCTGCGGCAAAACTGGAAAGCATGGGGCTACGCACCTGCGGTGATGTCCAGCAGTGCGATTTGGCGACATTACTTAAGCGCTTCGGTAAGTTTGGGCGGGTATTGTGGGAGCGTAGCCAGGGAATCGACGAACGGGATGTCAATAATGAACGCTTACGCAAATCGGTCGGCGTGGAACGCACCATGGCGGAAGATATTCATCAGTGGTCTGACTGTGAGGCGATCATTGAGCAGTTATATCCGGAACTCGAACGGCGACTGGCGAAAGTCAAACCCGATTTATGCATTGCTCGCCAGGGGGTAAAGCTCAAGTTCAATGACTTTCAGCAAACCACCCAGGAACACGTCTGGCCGAAGCTGAATAAAGAAGACCTGATTTCTACTGCGCATAAAACCTGGGATGAGCGGCGGGCAGGGCGGGGGGTAAGGCTGGTGGGGCTGCACGTAACGCTACTCGATCCGCAACTGGAACGGCAGTTATTGCTGGGGTTATAA
- the pepD gene encoding cytosol nonspecific dipeptidase, which translates to MSELSQLSPQPLWDIFAKICSIPHPSYHEEQLAEHIIGWANEKGFHVERDQVGNILIRKPASAGMENRKPVVLQAHLDMVPQKNNDTVHDFTKDPIQPYIDGEWVKARGTTLGADNGIGMASALAVLADDSVVHGPLEVLLTMTEEAGMDGAFGLQANWLQADILINTDSEEEGEIYMGCAGGIDFTSNLPLTREAVPAGFQTFKLTLKGLKGGHSGGEIHVGLGNANKLLVRFLAGHAEELDLRLVDFNGGTLRNAIPREAFATVAVAADNVEALKARVNAYQDILKNELAEKEKNLVVLLESAASDKAALTAQSRDGFIRLLNATPNGVIRNSDVAKGVVETSLNVGVVTMTDDNVEIHCLIRSLIDTGKDYVVSMLDSLGKLAGAKTEAKGSYPGWQPDANSPVMHLVRETYQRLFNKTPNIQIIHAGLECGLFKKPYPDMDMVSIGPTITGPHSPDEQVHIESVSHYWTLLTELLKAIPTK; encoded by the coding sequence GTGTCTGAACTATCTCAACTCTCCCCGCAACCGCTGTGGGATATTTTTGCAAAAATCTGTTCAATTCCTCACCCGTCCTATCATGAAGAGCAGCTCGCTGAGCACATCATCGGCTGGGCAAACGAGAAAGGTTTCCACGTCGAGCGCGACCAGGTAGGGAATATCCTGATTCGCAAACCGGCCAGTGCGGGAATGGAAAACCGTAAACCGGTGGTTCTGCAGGCGCACCTGGACATGGTGCCGCAGAAAAACAACGACACTGTGCACGATTTCACCAAAGATCCGATCCAGCCTTATATTGATGGCGAATGGGTGAAAGCGCGTGGTACCACACTGGGCGCCGATAACGGCATCGGGATGGCTTCCGCATTAGCGGTTCTGGCTGACGACAGCGTCGTTCACGGACCGCTGGAAGTGCTGCTGACCATGACCGAAGAAGCGGGGATGGACGGTGCATTTGGTCTGCAGGCCAACTGGCTGCAGGCGGATATTCTGATCAACACCGACTCGGAAGAAGAAGGTGAGATCTACATGGGTTGCGCAGGAGGGATCGACTTCACCTCTAACCTGCCGCTGACCCGCGAAGCCGTTCCGGCAGGTTTCCAGACCTTTAAGCTGACGCTGAAAGGGCTGAAAGGCGGTCACTCCGGTGGCGAAATCCACGTTGGTCTTGGCAACGCGAACAAACTGCTGGTTCGTTTCCTGGCCGGTCATGCTGAAGAGTTGGATCTGCGTCTGGTCGATTTCAACGGCGGTACGCTGCGTAACGCAATTCCACGTGAAGCCTTTGCGACCGTTGCCGTTGCGGCAGACAACGTAGAGGCTCTGAAAGCGCGGGTTAACGCTTATCAGGACATTCTGAAAAACGAACTGGCTGAAAAAGAGAAAAACCTGGTGGTTCTGCTGGAGAGCGCCGCGAGCGATAAAGCCGCACTGACCGCACAATCTCGCGATGGCTTTATCCGTCTGCTGAACGCCACGCCGAACGGTGTGATCCGCAATTCCGACGTCGCAAAAGGCGTGGTTGAAACCTCACTGAACGTGGGCGTCGTCACCATGACCGACGACAACGTCGAAATCCATTGCCTGATCCGTTCGCTGATCGACACCGGTAAAGACTATGTCGTTAGCATGCTGGATTCGCTGGGGAAACTGGCAGGCGCGAAAACCGAAGCGAAAGGGAGCTACCCTGGCTGGCAGCCGGATGCGAACTCACCGGTGATGCATCTGGTGCGCGAAACCTATCAGCGTCTGTTCAACAAGACGCCGAACATCCAGATTATCCACGCGGGTCTGGAGTGCGGTCTGTTTAAGAAACCGTACCCGGATATGGATATGGTCTCTATCGGGCCAACCATTACCGGTCCACACTCACCGGATGAGCAGGTGCATATCGAAAGCGTCAGTCATTACTGGACGCTTCTGACCGAACTGCTGAAAGCGATTCCGACGAAGTAA
- the gpt gene encoding xanthine phosphoribosyltransferase: MSEKYVVTWDMLQIHARKLANRLMPSEQWKGIIAVSRGGLVPGALLARELGIRHVDTVCISSYDHDNQRELKVLKRAEGDGEGFIVIDDLVDTGGTAVAIREMYPKAHFVTIFAKPAGRPLVDDYVIDIPQDTWIEQPWDMGVTFVPPISGR, encoded by the coding sequence ATGAGCGAAAAATACGTCGTCACCTGGGACATGCTGCAGATCCATGCACGCAAACTGGCAAACCGCCTGATGCCTTCAGAACAGTGGAAAGGCATCATTGCCGTTAGTCGTGGTGGTCTGGTGCCGGGCGCATTGCTGGCACGTGAACTGGGCATTCGTCATGTCGATACCGTATGCATTTCCAGCTACGATCACGACAACCAGCGTGAACTGAAAGTTCTGAAACGCGCTGAAGGCGATGGTGAAGGCTTTATCGTCATCGACGATCTGGTGGATACCGGTGGTACCGCCGTGGCTATCCGTGAAATGTACCCAAAAGCGCACTTTGTCACTATCTTCGCGAAACCGGCGGGTCGTCCGTTAGTCGATGATTACGTGATTGATATCCCGCAGGATACCTGGATTGAGCAGCCGTGGGACATGGGCGTGACCTTCGTTCCGCCGATTTCTGGCCGCTAA